Proteins encoded by one window of Passer domesticus isolate bPasDom1 chromosome 10, bPasDom1.hap1, whole genome shotgun sequence:
- the LOC135309401 gene encoding maestro heat-like repeat-containing protein family member 6, with amino-acid sequence MPQGHDPLFWATVCGSALPYCHHHTADATRGSWALLESMRLFVALLFHIVITTQQMPPEEAGHFWKACREEHRLPRKPSRFAVQAMKALLYRLRCDKEVMAVERKRGWDTLLRAHTQHYAVGLLAREMRRIFIPFCSLIALHLLKELHRADPYWDLPFLAFLVEVFECLDLCKCGDSILEIMSRCLQSECRERRRLALRALMVLSKDPLRARRMCSLSKNLVELLGDADGYVVSMTLSVLTNILENDHILISSTTAPQLAEALLPLFDCDDIHMQLLSLNLFFKVMDLVVKKGKKPLKRIVKQSLLPLFFHCHDANERVAKASRELLLCVVRFLRRRKLKQLLKREKMLKFGTSLGLPGYP; translated from the exons ATGCCACAAGGCCATGATCCCTTATTCTGGGCGActgtttgtggctctgctcttccatattgtcatcaccacacagcagatgccaccagaggaagCTGGGCACTTTTGGAAAGCATGCGActgtttgtggctctgctcttccatattgtcatcaccacacagcagatgccaccagaggaagCTGGGCACTTTTGGAAAGCATGTCGGGAGGAACACCGCCTTCCCAGGaagcccagcag gtttgcagtgcaggccatgaaggctctgctctacCGCCTGCGGTGTGACAAGGAGGTGATGGCTGTGGAGCGCAAGcgtggctgggacacgctgctgcgtgctcacacccagcactatgccgtgggtctgctggccag ggagatgcgccgtatCTTTATCCCCTTTTGTTCCCTCATTGCATTACATCTACTGAAGGAGCTCCACAGGGCGGACCCATACTGGGATCTGCCCTTCCTGGcattccttgtggag GTCTTTGAGTGCTTGGACTTGTGTAAATGTGGTGACAGCATACTGGAGATCATGTCAAGGTGCCTGCAgagcgagtgcagggagaggcgtcgcctggcGCTCAGGGCCCTcatggtgctcagcaaggatcccttgagg gccagaaGAATGTGCAGTCTGTCTAAAAACcttgtggagctgctgggtgatgcagaTGGATATGTTGTCAGCATGACCCTCTCTGTGCTCACAAATATACTTGAGAATGACCACATCCTGATatccagcaccactgccccgcagctggctgaggcactcctgccactctttgactgT gacgaCATCCAtatgcagctgctctccctaaACCTCTTCTTCAAGGTGATGGACTTGGtagtgaagaaaggaaaaaagcccctgAAGAGAATTGTGAaacagagcctgctgccactcttcttTCATTGCCATGATGCGAACGAGCGTGTGGCAAAA GCCTCTCGTGAATTGCTGCTTTGTGTGGTAAGGTTCCTGAGGAGAAGGAAGCTCAAGCAACTACTTAAGAGGGAGAAGATGTTGAAGTTTGGCACCAGCCTG GGTCTGCCAGGGTATCCATGA
- the LOC135309359 gene encoding uncharacterized protein LOC135309359: protein MFRKFLRIQRRETGSSAAEGPAKPDSGLTELQAEPDVSLDSAELPEDLDTSETEIWATALLTTMTEDAVITNSDIEESEGMTNTGTSPAPTVIHTAPMEFFEESAVPSQQQVPAIVRNIHQRLVSHDTVDARLQTDIVRLAEKHPVDVVLTLLRCAPTCDRAAAIMWKSIGSVGPALEKVLPTLLCVMEDWPVHSASTSDGDDTDVFALAATLVIWVIVSECHKAMIPYSGRLFVALLFHIVITTQQMPPEEAGHFWKACREEHRLPRKPSRFAVQAMKALLYRLRCDKEVMAVERKRGWDTLLRAHTQHYAVGLLAREMRRIFIPFCSLIALHLLKELHRADPYWDLPFLAFLVEVFECLDLCKCGDSILEIMSRCLQSECRERRRLALRALMVLSKDPLRARRMCSLSKNLVELLGDADGYVVSMTLSVLTNILENDHILISSTTAPQLAEALLPLFDCDDIHMQLLSLNLFFKVMDLVVKKGKKPLKRIVKQSLLPLFFHCHDANERVAKASRELLLCVVRFLRRRKLKQLLKREKMLKFGTSLLAEDTSRAAEQLRRAQRYLQSPQEPLREAAIRFMGSARVSMRGQKEVLEVLNEGEFGQWADIGDSWGELQSLPWLR from the exons ATGTTCCGgaagtttctgcgcattcagcGCAGAGAGACCGGGAGCAGTGCAGCTGAGGGCCCCGCCAAGCCTGACTCCGGGCTGACcgagctccaggcagagcctgatgtcagcctggattcaGCTGAGCTCCCAGAAGACTTGGACACCTCAGAGACTGAAATCTGGGCAACGGCTCTTCTCACAACAATGACTGAGGATGCAGTCATCACAAACAGTGACATTGAAGAGAGTGAGGGCATGACAAATACTGGCACCTCACCCGCCCCCACTGTTATTCATACTGCCCCTATGGAATTTTTcgaggagagtgctgttccttCTCAGCAGCAG GTGCCAGCCATTGTAAGGAACATCCACCAGAGGCTGGTGTCCCATGACACTGTGGATGCCaggctgcaaactgacattgtgaggctggctgaGAAACATCCTGTTGACGTGGTGCTGACCCTCCTGCGCTGTGCCCCaacgtgtgacag agctgctgcaatcaTGTGGAAAAGCATAGGATCAGTGGGACCAGCACTGGAGAAAGTGCTGCCAACACTGCTGTGTGTGATGGAGGACTGGCCTGTGCACAGCGCATCCACCTCCGATGGGGATGACACAGatgtctttgccctggct gcaactctggtgatctggGTGATTGTGTCTGAATGCCACAAGGCCATGATCCCTTATTCTGGGCGActgtttgtggctctgctcttccatattgtcatcaccacacagcagatgccaccagaggaagCTGGGCACTTTTGGAAAGCATGTCGGGAGGAACACCGCCTTCCCAGGaagcccagcag gtttgcagtgcaggccatgaaggctctgctctacCGCCTGCGGTGTGACAAGGAGGTGATGGCTGTGGAGCGCAAGcgtggctgggacacgctgctgcgtgctcacacccagcactatgccgtgggtctgctggccag ggagatgcgccgtatCTTTATCCCCTTTTGTTCCCTCATTGCATTACATCTACTGAAGGAGCTCCACAGGGCGGACCCATACTGGGATCTGCCCTTCCTGGcattccttgtggag GTCTTTGAGTGCTTGGACTTGTGTAAATGTGGTGACAGCATACTGGAGATCATGTCAAGGTGCCTGCAgagcgagtgcagggagaggcgtcgcctggcGCTCAGGGCCCTcatggtgctcagcaaggatcccttgagg gccagaaGAATGTGCAGTCTGTCTAAAAACcttgtggagctgctgggtgatgcagaTGGATATGTTGTCAGCATGACCCTCTCTGTGCTCACAAATATACTTGAGAATGACCACATCCTGATatccagcaccactgccccgcagctggctgaggcactcctgccactctttgactgT gacgaCATCCAtatgcagctgctctccctaaACCTCTTCTTCAAGGTGATGGACTTGGtagtgaagaaaggaaaaaagcccctgAAGAGAATTGTGAaacagagcctgctgccactcttcttTCATTGCCATGATGCGAACGAGCGTGTGGCAAAA GCCTCTCGTGAATTGCTGCTTTGTGTGGTAAGGTTCCTGAGGAGAAGGAAGCTCAAGCAACTACTTAAGAGGGAGAAGATGTTGAAGTTTGGCACCAGCCTG ctggcagaggacacgagccgagcggccgagcagctgcgccgggcccagCGCTACCTCCAGAGCccacaggagcccctgcgagaggcggccatcaggttcatgg GGTCTGCCAGGGTATCCATGAGGGGACAGAAGGAAGTCCTCGAGGTCCTCAATGAGGGTGAGTTCGGGCAGTGGGCTGACATTGGTGACTCATGGGGAGAGctgcaatccctgccctggctgcgcTGA